One Thermomonas paludicola genomic window, GGGGCTGGCCGACAACTGGATTCGCCACGTCGGCGACGTTGCGCAAAAGCACGCGGCTCTGCTCGAAACATTGCCGGAAGAACAACGCCACGATGCGCTGTGCGAACTCAATGCCATTGAGCAGGCCGAGAACGTGTGCCTGACCACGGTGATCGGCGATGCCTGGGCACGCGGCCAGCAACTGGCCGTGCACGGCTGGGTGTACAGCCTCGCCGACGGCAAGGTGCGCGAACTGGGCATGGATGTGGACTCGCCGGAAGCATTGGAGGCCGTGTATGCCTGGGCCATTTCCGGCGTAGGCGAGCGCCGTGGAGTGCATGCATGAGCTGCAGCATCCACGCGGCAGCGGCCCCCGGATCCGTGGGCCACTATCCGCATGCGCGCCGCGTCGGCGACCTGCTGTTCCTGTCCGGCATCGGCCCGCGCAATCCCTCCGACGATTCGATCCCCGGCAACGACTACTTCGCCGACGGGCGGGTGCGCAGCTACGACATCGAAGCGCAGGCGCGCGCGGTGCTGGCCAACGTGCGCGCGGTGCTGGAAGCCAGCGGCGCGCGCTGGGACGACCTGGTCGACGTCACCGTCTATCTCACCGACATGGCGCGCGACTTCAAGGCGTACAACGCGGTCTGGGCCGAGCACTTCCCCGACGCCGCCAGCGCGCCCTGCCGCACCACCGTGGGCATCACCGCGCTGCCCACGCCGATCGCCATCGAGCTGAAGTGCGTCGCCGCTTTCGGGAGCCGCCCATGACCTCCATCCTGTTCGTCCTGCTGCTGGCGGCGGCCGGCACCGCCTCCGTCGCCGAACCCTTCAAGCCGACCGACAATCCCGAACTGGCGCAGCTGTTCCGGCAGGATCAGGCCGACCGCGACGCCGCCGACATCGACTGGAACGCCGTCGGCCCGCGCGACCAGGCGCGCAAGGCGCGCGTCCAGGCGCTGCTGGAGGCCGGCGTGGTGCGTTCCGCCGCCGACCACTACCACGCCGCGATGGTCTTCCAGCACGGCGATTCGCTGGCCGACTACCGCCTCGCGAACGCGCTCGCCACCCTCGCGATGGCGCAGGCGCCGGACGATTCCCACTACCGCTG contains:
- a CDS encoding RidA family protein, whose translation is MSCSIHAAAAPGSVGHYPHARRVGDLLFLSGIGPRNPSDDSIPGNDYFADGRVRSYDIEAQARAVLANVRAVLEASGARWDDLVDVTVYLTDMARDFKAYNAVWAEHFPDAASAPCRTTVGITALPTPIAIELKCVAAFGSRP